The genomic interval aattatttatacaaaacagTGGTGCAAAACATGCTCATAATTTAATGGCTCATACAAATTTAGATGCAACTACTTTAATTCCTTGGCATTATGGCATGTTAACACATATTACATTTATCGCTCAACTTATgtatccttttttaaaatttattttaaattataattaaaaattataatattttaaaatttattttatatatatatattatatatatatttttaaattattatatgtttacttaataataattaattagttggCCAAGATCgggaaattttatctttcctgAATGGCTACTGTCTAGTTGTCAATTTTTATTGGTTCAAGAATATGTAAGACTCTTGAATACATGGTGTGAATGGAACATTGcatcgagaaaatttattttagcagTCGCATTACTTGAAATGGGAGAAGCGCAAAAAGCATGCGATCATTTTCTCCGAGCTTCTGGAGGAATTTTAACAGATGAATTTTTAGCAGATGCATTACTTGAATCCAGTGTACTGTCTGAAAATAGTtcgttaattcaatattatttaaaagttatcaGATTATTTGAAGAACATAATGCTTTTGACTGCATCATAGAACTCGCTGAAACAGCTATATTAATAGCTGATAAAGATGATCCTAATTTACCAACATTGCATTCAATAGTATTTGTGCAACATTTAAACTTGGGTCATCATACCAAAgcttataattgtttaaattcgaATCCAGATGCTGCGCGTAGAGTAGATTGTTTGAGACAATTAGTAGTAACTCTgtttgaacgaaaaaaattaatagatttaatttcatttccatatGTTGATATGTACGAAGATTTAGAAAGAATAGTAGAAGGTAGAGCCCGAAGCGTGGATCtcatggaaaataattattacaattttttatatagcttccatataaataaaggaaatatgcGGAAAGGTATTAAACTTTGatctattatgatattaacaaataaacattttttatattataattaatttgttttagctGCATCAGTGATGTATGAACAAGCTATGCGTTTGAGCCAAGAATCACAATCTGTTGTAATCGTATCAAGACAAGCTCAATGCTTATTAGCATGTATTAATGCATTACATCTTGTTTCTGAAAAGTATAGATGGATTGTTAGACCTgtaattgatcaaaattatttagaggAGATGGATTATGAAATTTCTCAAACAAGAAAAAGTATCAGCAATGAAGATATTTTGcactataaaataaagaaacaagttGAAGTTCtcgaattaaatgatataaaaaaagaatactatGTAGTGGATGCAAGATTGAAAGTATCAAAAATGAATTCAGATATTGTTTCACATGCTGGACCTTCAgagcttattattattctatcaacTATTGGATTATACACGACAGCATTGCATTTATgtgatgaatttaatattaataaaagctCTATACTTGAAAGTTTAACTTCACAATGTATACGATTAAGTCGAGGAGAAGATTCAAATGCATGGGATTGGcttattcaaaatgatatatttgatattggtttatctaatacaaatattacaaatactgCTTGgagattattagaatatttgacATTAGAACATGAAAAAGATAGATGTAGCGAATTACATAAAGCTGTAGCCCGAAAATTACTTCAAGAAAGAGCGTTCATACCTCAATggttattaatatcatataaggtgaataaatttttagaaatttttactcatatttatataattaaaacttttttttattattattatagaaacgaAATGCTGCAGAACTTCTTCGTCTTATGTTAAATACTGGTAGAATATTAGAAGCTAGTGATTTAGGAATTGAATACATTAATGCTGTTTTGGGTAATGGTATAGAAAATTTTGGTCTTGAAACATATTTAACATCTGTAACTCAAATGGCAGTTTGGTTACCACTTAATACATTAGAAGTACttttatacgaattaaaagaaattagtgAGAAACCTATTTTTTCCGAGGTAtgcatttttttactttatataggATGCAGcatccaaataaaaaaaactaaatatttctgttatttttaattttataaaaaaaatattcaggaTTAAGTTGTACTATTTCAaagggaaaattttatatttaaaaaaattttttttcaagacattcttttttttttttttatccttatggagatttcataaaaaatgaaatgagttTGATAATTGTTCTGTTccgataatttaatctaaaaaagtttacattacatatttccaataatatcacttttattaatgggcttataatattgaatttttattaaaacatatattcatGTTAAGATACATAATCAgtgttaatcaaatatttagacTATGAGTTAATAGGATTATAGAGTAGCGAATCTGTTTTTTAAATCTCAATTggatttttatggaaaattaattttttattttaataaatagaaattaaaagatacgaatagatcatttttaaaaaatttcctattATATATGTGCTTTCtacaatcatttattttatattctctatattctctttaaaattatatatcttatattcatattatattgtttattatgatTGTATCTTGatgatattatatcttttaattttttcacttttgtcctgaatatttttttcataaaatgaattttttataatgaagatATTTACGTTTTCCCATTTAAATCTCAGTCTATATAttacattcataaaaatattaataaaaatactaattttagaattaccaGAGATTACAACAAGCATTAGataaatacaaagaaaaagtaataaacgTATCAAAGGatatgattgaaataaaattaagtaaaaaaaatcactagTAGTAAGTAAAACATTTATACTAGTAaaaattatgtgaaaattgtttgataatatattttgtttttctattataagaatatacagaatataaaaatattcagtaTGTGCATGCATGTGTAACTGTTTGCATTGATGGCACAGTAATCCTTATATTAATCTTGGTCtgtaaaattttgaacatattagaaaagataaaatattacattttgtattttgtaagaagaaatattagaaaatatcaaGCGTAAATTGGAGCATGATTAATTGATACCAGtactgtaaatataataatcacacCAAGAATTGATGTGACAATCGCGGCAATCATTTGTGGACATCTTTTGAACAATACCTGAAAcgatcgtaaaattaaattaatcattatttctaaatgtaattgattattttattgaaaagttaTGAAGAAAATGTTACCATTAAAAGAACTATCAAAgccagaataaaaattgttccaaTGGGTAAAAGAAAAGATGCTGCCCAATAATGTTTTTGTATTTCGGGatctaaaaacaaatattgataatttatggtaagaaaattatgaaatagaaacaaattttataagactGCATAAAGATACAAtatcagaaattaataatctttatcttATCTAAAGATATCTCACCATTACGCCAAtgcgttttatatatttcatagggAGACACGCGAATTCTCCTTACAAtacttttatttgttataactaCAGAATCAAGGAAACTTCGCATGTCTACAGATTGCACTCCATCTGCGATCCAATCTCctacaatgtatatatttatcataataagttTCTAATAACTATTTCATTATGtactttaaactttaattgtatttggaaaataagtttaaatttgtatacaacaatttcaattaatattattttcagttagtaaaaaatcattatttatagcaTAAAGTAAAAGTGCcaacataattattatgtattttaatttttattaggatatactttaacaaaatttattttaacaaaaaatgttaacataaactttctataaaaatgacttctatatatttataagaataattttattctatttattattttaacaatttctatttctattaatatttttatttaatttgttgtcATTTcagtgattttaatattattaggaagtaaatagtaaataatagtttataatagttattatcTATAGTCtaccataaaataaaatgtttttatatgatttataatggaAATGTATTTaacatgttaaaaataatgtagttaaattttttaaaactggtgtttttatatataccattgtattttaattattaaatttcttgttaattttttcttttaattttttattatcaaatacttaaaaaagcattaatttatagacaattttatattaatcctgTATGTATTTGTGCtaaatcttatatttgatttttttatttatgttttgtacacaattttaaatttttaataactaaatTTATCATCTTATAAACTAGTACATacaagaaaatttgttaataatacttACCCCAAATCATAAACATTGTAGCATGTTAAATACAATAGTTCAATGACccaatatactttttaattcctcttataaaattttttactttttttatttcagtaaaaatttttatttctattttatctaagaaaattgtatgtatttcatttattttcataaatagagaaaataaattaataatttcaataaaataataatagtaattgataaaaattgataaaaaaatacaaaataaaaaattgatatatttacataataataaaatttttacaaaatttaatataaatataaaattttaaataaatcatataaaacaattatattattaatataaaataaaaatacacgttACAATATGTGCGAAACGTGTGCATAAAATTATCTCGAAAGTTCATAGATAATGCATATATAAGGtgtttaaacaataatttcattttaattattttatataaacagtatataatacatgtaaaaaataaagatatgcaTGAATTACatttctatcaaaaaaatgtagaacattttaaaattataagaaacgaatatatatattttttaaccaccctatataaatatataaatacaaactaGCACGTTGTATGCTTAGTAGCATGGCGGCGTTAAAAAAAACCGGTTGAtttgttgatattttatatataaatctcaatttttaaggaaaaatcctaaaaatgataaagatatCGGCATTAAACGAAGAATCTAGTGAAGAaagtgaagaagaagatgtACCAACTATTACAAAAGAAGCTCAAGTATGTGTCGGAATTGTTAACTTTTTACTACTTATAAAACTTAACCTATAAACTTGTCATTTATGAaaacttgatttttatatgatagaaattttatataaaataataaaacatcaaattataagaactatttttattgatatctatttacaataatttaatattttatatttgattatcttttatttcgcactattttaaattatatattataaattatttatattcaaagaacacattatttaattagatatatgaTATGCatattcaattcatttattatcattttttttaatttttgttttttatacagaaaaattaaaattaattttttatacagattGTTCATTATTACTGACATAtgcttcattaaaatataaaaaattatttcatatatatctgTTTCAGGAACAAATAGCTTTTACTGAATATAATAAAGctttagtattattaaaagaaaataaacaagaagatgcacttaatatttttaaagatcttTTAGAAACTGAATTGTTGGATGAAGTTCAAAAACCTGAAATACCCGATGGTAAATCTAGACCAATGTtgtcattaaaatattcttgttttaaaaatattggagcTATACAGGCCATATTAGGAAATTATGATGAAgctatagaaaattattgggAAGCAGCTAATTTAGATGATTCAGATGTAACACTGTGGTATAGAATAGGCACTTTagctttgaaaatttcaaatttagaattaGCATGTTCATCATTTAAGCAAGGTTTAAAATGTAATGCAAATCATTGGCCATGTTTAGATAATATGATAACTGCCTTATATGCAGTTCCTGATTATATGAAttgtcttttatatatttctatggcATTAGAACGTGACCCTACTTATGTGAAAGGTTTAGCTTttcgtgataaaatatttaaagacatTCCATGCCTTGAAGAatgctataaattatataataatgattggcAGTTAGATCCACCATTATATACTCAATATGATCATTTAATAGGAGATAAGTTAATAGCAGAAGCAAAAGATATTGCCAAAAAATGGGCAGAAGcttgtaaaaaagaattttgtccTAAACCATTGCCAGATTTGACATTAAGGAaacctataaaaaattatacttggtTAGATTTAGGAGAATGTTTATTAGATATGCACAGATACATTGCAGAAAATAACTTAAGTTTCGTtagtagaattaatttaattgttcaaaattctGAAGAGATATCTAAAACATATACTGAGACAGAAAATGATGCTAACACTGAtcaagaaatattacaaagtgccatgataaaaaatgaaaatgatattgaaaaatcaatgaagATGGAAACGGATGAAACAAATTCTCCATTTGAAACATCTGATGACAATCAAGTATGTGCTGGTACTGAATCTCtaatggaaattgaaatagaaGATGACAAAAAATCATGTTCCACTGATGTACAAATAATAGAAGATGAAGATCCTTTAAGAATTTTAGATACAGATGCTGTACAGTTTGAAGAACAAagtcaaataaaaaatgatttagatgaacaaaattttgaagtaCATGAAAGTGaagataaattacaattagataaaataatggaTGATGCTGATAATGAAGcacaaaatgataatattagtgATAAAGATAGTAACAAatctgatgaaaaaaatttaaaaaaagaagacaaaCCACAGTGTAAgacagaagaaaaattatctgagaaaattgaaggaaaagaagaagtacAAAAggtgaagaagagaagaagaagtgcTTTATGTTTTCTACAACAATGGGCTTGGAGTTGTAATAGCATGAGACGTTCAGCAAGAGTTAGAAGTTCAAATAGAAGAGAAGCTGAAAGAGATGATGTTCAACTAGAAGAAACTCTTAGAAGA from Apis mellifera strain DH4 linkage group LG8, Amel_HAv3.1, whole genome shotgun sequence carries:
- the LOC725370 gene encoding uncharacterized protein LOC725370 isoform X1, translated to MINIYIVGDWIADGVQSVDMRSFLDSVVITNKSIVRRIRVSPYEIYKTHWRNDPEIQKHYWAASFLLPIGTIFILALIVLLMVLFKRCPQMIAAIVTSILGVIIIFTVLVSINHAPIYA
- the LOC725370 gene encoding uncharacterized protein LOC725370 isoform X2, translating into MFMIWGDWIADGVQSVDMRSFLDSVVITNKSIVRRIRVSPYEIYKTHWRNDPEIQKHYWAASFLLPIGTIFILALIVLLMVLFKRCPQMIAAIVTSILGVIIIFTVLVSINHAPIYA